One window of the Candidozyma auris chromosome 6, complete sequence genome contains the following:
- the LEM3 gene encoding Lem3p, which produces MSSAKASSIDVTSPQAHEESRSSESPFTDDHRANLSQSAENEQHLHSRASGEEDTERRDDLETESDSDSDYAVPPRKEHSRRPNDNAFQQQRLKAVNPVITAKWLISIFLGMGVFLIPLGGAMWLAAHRVQDLKIDYSQCENLASLDHWSPIPEKYTTYNYHGNKQVQQAQWRLDTDESQPFEDERRVCRIQFHVPHDLKSPLYFFYRLEKFSQNHRRYAKSFSEDQIEGKAASLNSIKGSVGENCEPLSQNDEGKKYYPCGLIANSLFNDTYSSTLRGVNGTSEDYVMSRKNIAWSTNKNRFKKTKYSHTEIAPPPNWYKRFPNGYNETNVPDISTWEDFQNWMFTSALQNFNKLYMKNVNESLKEGIYEVSVGLHFPVLPYEGKKMIFISQRSAIGGKNFFLGFSWIAGGAVCLIMGILILVLNTIKPRKPGDEQLLSWVRESMKEDSKDTPNENSVSGSSGGTKGNSD; this is translated from the coding sequence ATGAGCAGTGCAAAGGCTTCCAGCATCGACGTCACACTGCCTCAAGCGCACGAAGAGTCCCGCTCGCTGGAGTCGCCGTTCACCGACGATCACAGAGCGAATTTGAGCCAGTCTGCGGAAAACGAGCAACATCTCCATTCCAGAGCATCTGGTGAGGAAGAcacagaaagaagagacgaTTTGGAGACCGAATCGGATAGCGATCTGGATTATGCTGTGCCTCCGAGGAAGGAGCACTCAAGGAGACCAAATGACAACGCgtttcagcagcagcgtcTCAAAGCGGTGAATCCGGTCATTACCGCTAAATGGCTCATTTCGATCTTCTTGGGAATGGGGGTTTTTCTCATTCCTTTGGGTGGTGCCATGTGGTTGGCTGCCCACAGAGTGCaagacttgaagattgACTACTCACAGTGTGAAAATTTGGCGTCGTTGGACCATTGGCTGCCTATTCCAGAGAAGTACACTACATACAACTACCACGGAAACAAACAGGTGCAGCAGGCGCAGTGGAGGTTGGACACGGACGAAAGCCAGCCGTTTGAAGACGAAAGACGCGTCTGCAGAATCCAGTTCCACGTTCCCCACGACTTGAAGTCGCctctttactttttttACCGGCTCGAGAAGTTTTCCCAGAACCATAGAAGGTACGCCAAATCCTTCTCTGAAGACCAGATTGAGGGAAAAGCTGCCTCTTTGAATTCCATCAAGGGCAGTGTCGGTGAGAACTGCGAGCCTCTTTCGCAGAACGATGAGGGTAAAAAGTACTACCCTTGTGGGCTTATAGCCAATTCTTTGTTCAACGACACGTACAGCTCGACTTTGCGGGGTGTCAACGGCACCTCAGAAGATTACGTGATGTCCCGGAAGAACATCGCCTGGTCCACGAATAAAAACAGgttcaagaagaccaagTACAGTCACACCGAAATTGCTCCGCCCCCAAACTGGTACAAGCGGTTCCCAAACGGCTACAACGAGACGAATGTGCCTGACATTTCCACATGGGAGGACTTTCAAAACTGGATGTTTACGTCAGCGCTTcagaacttcaacaaattgtATATGAAGAATGTGAACGAGCTGCTTAAGGAAGGTATTTACGAGGTGTCTGTTGGGTTACACTTCCCTGTGTTGCCGTACGAgggaaagaagatgatcttCATCTCTCAGCGTTCAGCCATTGGTggcaagaacttcttcctTGGCTTCTCCTGGATTGCCGGCGGAGCCGTGTGTTTGATCATGGGCATTCTCATTCTTGTGTTGAACACCATCAAGCCTAGAAAACCCGGAGACGAGCAACTACTCAGCTGGGTCCGGGAATCCATGAAGGAGGACTCGAAGGACACTCCTAATGAGAACTCTGTCAGCGGATCGTCGGGCGGCACCAAGGGCAACAGCGACTAG